The following proteins are encoded in a genomic region of Drosophila willistoni isolate 14030-0811.24 chromosome 3R, UCI_dwil_1.1, whole genome shotgun sequence:
- the LOC6647422 gene encoding beta-catenin-like protein 1 — protein sequence MDIGELLAFKPEQTPKRPHEDEDDDFALPSEPPSSEGKRDDKAKRMRRIAEAKETAKYSQQQASSSSATTSNSYEFDPELTEEERLNILRYVENEEADGDVLDEQGLKKLILVFEKRNLKNQEMRIKFADNPEKFMDSEVELHSVIQELKAVATVPDLYPLLVELHGLHSLLELIAHQNTDIAVAVVDLLQEVTDVDILGESREGAEALIEALRNEQICALLVQNLERLNESIKEESDGVHNTLAIVENLTEIEGAFVKEAAEQGLLAWLLKRLKGKSPFDPNKLYCSEILSILIQTENENRLLLGSLDGVDVLLQQLAVYKRHDPASNEEQEFMQNLFNCICSALMAPENRDRFLNGEGLQLMNLMLREKKMSRNGSLKVLDHAMAGPDGRENCNKFVEILGLRTIFPLFMKTPKRNKQRLLSADEHEEHVASVIASMLRNCKGTHRQRMLAKFAENDHEKVDRLLELHLKYLAKVEAIDKEIDQQIKDPSVDDDEEAENNYIKRLTGGLFTLQRIDYILLEVSATSDTVKQRVLKILNLRGASMKTIRSIMREYAGNLGDGDIDWREQEQAHILSLVDRF from the exons atggaTATAGGCGAGCTGTTGGCTTTTAAG CCTGAACAGACACCCAAGCGGCCCCATGAGGATGAAGACGATGACTTTGCATTGCCTTCGGAGCCACCTTCCAGCGAGGGTAAGCGGGATGACAAGGCTAAACGTATGCGACGCATTGCCGAGGCCAAGGAGACGGCAAAATATAGTCAACAGCAGGCCAGCTCCTCTTCTGCCACCACATCAAATAGTTATGAATTCGATCCGGAACTGACCGAGGAAGAGCGTCTCAATATTCTACGTTATGTGGAGAATGAAGAAGCCGATGGCGATGTGTTGGACGAGCAAGGATTGAAAAAGTTAATCTTGGTCTTTGAGAAGCGTAATTTAAAGAATCAGGAAATGCGTATTAAGTTCGCAGATAATCCCGAGAAATTCATGGATTCAGAGGTAGAACTTCATAGCGTTATACAAGAGCTAAAGGCAGTAGCCACAGTGCCAGATCTCTATCCCTTGCTGGTGGAACTTCACGGTTTACATAGTCTACTGGAACTAATTGCCCATCAAAATACAGACATTGCTGTAGCCGTAGTGGATCTGCTACAAGAAGTAACCGATGTGGACATATTGGGTGAAAGTCGCGAAGGAGCCGAAGCCTTGATTGAGGCTCTAAGAAACGAGCAAATTTGTGCTTTACTAGTACAGAATTTAGAGCGACTTAATGAATCTATTAAAGAAGAATCCGATGGAGTACACAACACGTTGGCCATCGTGGAGAATCTAACGGAGATTGAGGGAGCATTCGTCAAAGAGGCCGCCGAGCAAGGTCTTCTGGCATGGCTTCTGAAGCGTCTAAAGGGAAAAAGTCCCTTTGAtccaaataaattatattgtaGTGAAATTTTATCCATTCTCATTCAAACTGAAAATGAGAATCGTCTGCTCTTGGGCTCTTTAGATGGTGTTGACGTTTTGCTCCAACAATTAGCTGTCTACAAACGACACGATCCCGCGAGTAATGAGGAACAGGAATTTATGCAGAATCTTTTCAATTGCATATGTTCAGCTTTGATGGCACCTGAGAATCGAGATCGCTTCCTTAACGGTGAGGGACTTCAGCTGATGAATCTAATGCTACGCGAAAAGAAAATGTCGCGCAATGGATCCCTCAAAGTATTGGATCATGCCATGGCTGGACCCGATGGCCGCGAGAATTGTAACAAATTTGTAGAAATCCTCGGTCTACGTACCATATTTCCACTCTTTATGAAAACGCCAAAGAGGAATAAACAGCGATTGCTTTCCGCCGATGAGCATGAGGAGCATGTCGCTTCGGTCATTGCCTCCATGTTGAGGAACTGCAAGGGCACACATCGGCAACGCATGTTGGCCAAATTCGCGGAAAACGATCATGAAAAGGTGGACCGTCTGTTGGAGTTGCATTTGAAATACTTGGCCAAAGTGGAGGCCATCGATAAAGAAATCGATCAACAGATTAAG GATCCttctgttgatgatgatgaagaggctgaaaacaattacattaaacgTTTAACCGGAGGACTCTTTACACTCCAGCGAATTGACTATATTCTCCTAGAGGTCAGCGCCACATCGGACACAGTCAAACAGCGCGTCCTTAAGATACTTAACCTACGTGGAGCTTCTATGAAAACTATTAGGAGCATTATGAGAG
- the LOC6647423 gene encoding uncharacterized protein LOC6647423, with product MKAFIIAGVCLFSVLGLGLAQFQNGRLEPPNPQLCAQRVIHERTPDGKGYFFSWRDPQLKGVEEDWLTARNYCRRRCMDSVSLETSLENEWIKQRVVGENVKYIWTSGRLCDFKGCDRPDLQPTSVNGWFWTATLQKLAPTTERSQGDWSPTGGIGLPQPDNREFKQNGAPENCLALLNQFYNDGVNWHDVACHHKKSFVCEENDALLKYVRYTNPNLRI from the exons ATGAAAGCTTTCATTATAGCCGGTGTTTGTTTGTTCAGTGTTTTGGGTCTGGGATTGGCCCAATTTCAGAACGGTCgtctagagccaccaaatccTCAGTTATGTGCCCAGCGCGTCATACACGAAAGGACACCCGATGGCAAAGG ATACTTCTTCTCATGGCGTGATCCCCAACTGAAGGGCGTTGAGGAGGATTGGTTGACTGCTAGAAATTATTGTCGTAGGCGTTGCATGGACTCCGTGTCCCTGGAAACCAGCCTCGAGAATGAATGGATCAAACAGCGAGTTGTTGGCGAAAAT gTGAAATACATCTGGACCAGTGGACGCCTTTGTGACTTTAAGGGCTGTGACCGTCCCGATCTCCAGCCCACCAGTGTCAACGGTTGGTTCTGGACCGCAACTCTCCAGAAATTGGCCCCCACCACTGAGCGTTCTCAGGGCGATTGGTCACCCACCGGAGGCATTGGTCTGCCCCAGCCCGATAATCGTGAATTCAAGCAGAACGGTGCCCCCGAGAACTGTTTGGCCCTGTTGAATCAGTTCTATAATGATGGTGTCAACTGGCACGATGTGGCCTGCCACCACAAGAAGTCCTTTGTCTGCGAGGAGAACGATGCTCTGTTGAAATACGTTCGCTATACAAATCCCAATTTGCGCATTTAA